The following nucleotide sequence is from Anguilla rostrata isolate EN2019 unplaced genomic scaffold, ASM1855537v3 scaf0743, whole genome shotgun sequence.
tgctgctggtcgggaggtgatccagaggagagcagagggaagcagattccccagaatgaggttggtcagcagcacatccactgatgatgactctgttatatcacagcagatcttattgctttggaaatctagaggaagtcgacactcatccagaccatcaaagatgaACACAACTTTGACTTCATCTTCAAaacttttgatctctttcagttgcggaaagtagtgctgcagaagttTCATGAGACTaaattctctctcctttttcagattcagatctcggaaaggaagagtgaagatgaaatcaatgtcctgattggcttttccttctgcccagtccagaatgaacttttgcacagagacggttttcccaatgccagcgatgccctttgtaagcacagttctgatgggtttctcttgtccaggtaaaggcttaaagatgtcattgcagaggattgcagtctcctgtgtggtgtgtctcttggatgctgtctcaatctgtctgacctcgTGTTCATCATTGatccccccacttcccccctctgtgatgtagagctctgtatagatctcattgaggagggttgggttgccctgctttgctaaaccttcaaatatgcattcaaacttcttcttcagagcagttttcagtgcctgctgggctctttCTATGGATTTATCTGAGGAGAGGAAACATGAGAAACAATGTtcaaaataacagaacagacaataaaaaatacatatgcagtCCATTGTCAC
It contains:
- the LOC135246697 gene encoding NACHT, LRR and PYD domains-containing protein 3-like — its product is MSSSEKTKTEDGTHGPAGKRVQVDRAGSPVPSCLSMKSDHSLNHPVDFRGEFTGDQRVQVDRAGSPVPSCLSMKSDHSLNHPIEFRGEFTGDQRIHCSQVSNHIVERSSEKLFSKQLTSSPVKQKDLADSLERDERHNKSIERAQQALKTALKKKFECIFEGLAKQGNPTLLNEIYTELYITEGGSGGINDEHEVRQIETASKRHTTQETAILCNDIFKPLPGQEKPIRTVLTKGIAGIGKTVSVQKFILDWAEGKANQDIDFIFTLPFRDLNLKKEREFSLMKLLQHYFPQLKEIKSFEDEVKVVFIFDGLDECRLPLDFQSNKICCDITESSSVDVLLTNLILGNLLPSALLWITSRP